The proteins below come from a single Clupea harengus chromosome 21, Ch_v2.0.2, whole genome shotgun sequence genomic window:
- the si:dkey-88l16.3 gene encoding low-density lipoprotein receptor-related protein 2 isoform X2 — protein MELRPLLCMVALSCLKIISGYNQTCKQDQWQCDDGACIRHSWRCDGGSDCIDGSDELDCLCGPGEVECADGSSCVKVSSVCDGQAHCPDGSHKRMCTQNAGCLPDDWTCNNGICIPIELRCNGRNDCADNSDEEACGPCGDPRLRCLGGICLTATERCDGIMQCSDGRDEPASCGKKCSEADGGCSHACVDQPWGAECHCPAGMLLSANGVNCEDLNECSQPYGPCQQLCINTPGTFACRCRDGFKMQGNTCQAQENETKILTTRKEGIGLLNLKTRKIENLYTADRKPVAITYDLARGTIYWADEQGRIYKAQDQKISTLYDGQMGIGSLACDWLNGHLYWTSTETKSLYAGSAEGLGVAVLMAKDGTPMDLVLLPSERSMFWMNKGENGGTTIEKAGMDGSKRLSLAVITAELPRGLTLDVASRRLYWISDFKMSIETVKCDGSGRYTFWDIFKGKTARTLAVFEGMFYWADEKYLWQIDPNEPKQSKFILKASSPHMIVYHSLQQPQGAPGPCVSSRCPLCLLSNTKPVGHTCACPKGLLSQPDGTCSNFKLVYTTPTSMYMLEFAEKEPKKKLLLRTTDDIESFDIDWRSGSIMWTNGTGHLKGQWFTGGEPVHIPTPAPVCLVRVNQQTGNLIWRSCDALSFGVTGVSITLPDHSFSKTLYQTRREVKDLYVDWKRGLLYWLEDSCVHSMTLSLSGGNEQNVFCMGEQASGHLAFDRTSNSFLWNTFSGLQIMSLLKMKKYSLGKGWNIPGTIEAASEPFIVSSTRNTITLWGRRDGTRVAEASIEKGLVSVVVAELELMSGTTSMISQEQSCKFPSVLCEGTSLCISQAQLCDGRRDCPDGSDEKACVDACSNPGDFLCKDRRKCIERNLVCDGRSHCSDGSDEVGCPTVAAKTSKTTPLKCRFGSKACQDGSECVLLSHVCDGEKDCRDGSDEEDCEQCQEGQFQCANGRKCIDQKQVCDGTPQCQDRSDELGCWVPTKSCALRCDRLSRCIPQVFICNGVRDCWDSSDEAGCANPTPAPRCDSPSVLCEGTALCIAPDQLCDGKRDCPDGWDENTCLRYCPHRVDLDFYSTTSTGDFLCKDRRKCIERNLVCDGRSHCSDGSDEVGCPTVAAKTPKTTPLKCRLGSKACRDGSECVLHNHVCDGEKDCRDGSDEEWCDLRCKPGQFQCAHGKMCIDQKQVCDGTPQCQDRSDELDCFKATKSCSHRCDAKTRCIPEDFLCDGERDCSDGTDETGCGFPTPAPTLSTCRFPSVLCAGTSLCISQTQLCDGKKDCPDGSDEKACVNACSDPAHFLCKDRRKCVERNLVCDGRSHCSDGSDEVGCPTVAAKTSKTTPLKCRLGSKACRDGSECVLLSHVCDGEKDCRDGSDEKGCDHVCKPGQFQCVHGSMCIDQKQVCDGTRQCQDGSDEANCEFHTPAPPPSACKFPSVLCEGTSLCISQAQLCDWRRDCPDGSDEKACVDTCSDRAHFLCKDRRKCVEMNLVCDGRSHCSDGSDEVGCPTVAAKTSKTTPLKCRLGSKACRDGSECVLHNHVCDGEKDCRDGSDEEGCDLVCKPGQFQCFHGSRCIDQKQVCDGTAQCQDRSDELDCFKATKSCSHRCDDRTRCIPQTFLCDGERDCLDGSDEDGCGITTLAPASTSAACRFPSVLCEGTSLCISQAQQCDGRRDCPDGSDEKACVDTCSDPAHFLCKDRRKCIERNLVCDGRSHCSDGSDEVGCPTVATKTSKTTPLKCRFGSKACRDGSECVLLSHVCDGEKDCRDGSDEEGCNLSCKPGLFQCAHGKMCIDQKLVCDGTSQCQDRSDELDCFKATKSCSHRCDAKTRCIPEDFLCDGERDCLDGTDEANCSLSTPAPTPAPTPSACRFPSVLCEGTSLCVSQAQLCDGRIDCPDGSDEKACVDTCSDPAHFPCEDRRKCIEQNLVCDGRAHCPDGSDEKKCPKQPGPCDRTCDGGAKCLTKQQICDGTRHCLDGQDEKNCPGSKSPGSTAAPLKCRLGSKACRDGSECVLHNHVCDGEKDCRDGSDEEGCASCKPGQFQCAHGKMCIDQKLVCDGTSQCQDRSDELDCLKADHSCSHRCDDKTRCIPDGFLCDGERDCLDGTDEANCAVEACVSGQFQCSNGQCVDQTLRCDGHGDCRDHSDERGCSHPPPCPPQLRCPQSDECLLQEWLCDGDEDCSDGSDERNCKAPVPKCGEFQWSCSSKTQCIPQAWRCDGTNDCHDHSDEAGCGPVKCPLQLFQCRRGECVDTALVCNGVSNCLDSTDEGPGCANSNCSSSGSPRCDHTCFRTPHGARCMCRTGFRLQADGLTCKDVDECGEGSRPACAHLCLNSRGSFLCQCHPGFLLEADRRTCKTPDEPSLLASVQSELVLLGLRSGDKQVLLTPGKKPIFSVDFDWKEQRSYWVSLDEESIKWANRKDKYMGTLVRGVKSDSIALDWVGRNLYWVDGVAGQILAVRLSPSVVKPENYTVILDEDLEQPRSLALLPQRGLMFWSEIGSEPQIERSGMDGSDRRVVLSKSLSWPVSLTVDLLEERLYWTDERLRCIGSASLTGENIKLLQLPETPSPFSVAVFNGMLYWSDTKRRTIQGIHKIDGKKRKVILKRPSQPFGLKAIHPLLQSVTSNPCESLQCSHMCLLAPGPQAVCRCPAGLLLTGDGVTCSPLVDSSSSFLLMLSPTTVTQIYLRSLRGTKRLKKWPEHRALLLPGVNEAMAVDMVLQEQLLYLSDAGLASVSTLRLSGSTLTQTRRLLQLPRDVVTALAVDWVTRNLYWSSRSQQALHVTSADGRYTTALLGGEIGSTASIALHPLTGRMCFTSMGRAGWGGKAAPQVDCAFMDGFNRTVLWGNAAIPTSLTFSNKGTQLYWADIGTGVIGSIGIDGSNYREYKTGPDLIVSFTQTDNILLWVTLDKDVTKMWYSDGVQPKQLWFEVKTNVVELKAYSRSSQKGGNACSERNGGCVHLCLARPAGRTCRCSQDHLSAVNGSLCVPQQQCPVGSKACWDGSCLPSAKFCDHVQDCPDRSDEQNCFYDKPALQPKAGGVLPKRPRPLGPASPEPGAVGGQRLDVDSCAEQRCSGRGVCVSRDKGEEVACECSHGYSGDSCQNVGSSHAGSSHLGLILTMLLIVGSTVVAIFVIRKRRESVRSPEKATLMTNMEGRSTYVDSFANELYGAEEEEVTSTDVSDIHKG, from the exons ATGGAGCTTCGGCCACTTTTGTGTATGGTTGCCCTCTCTTGTCTGAAAATTATATCAG GTTACAATCAGACTTGCAAACAGGATCAGTGGCAGTGTGATGATGGTGCATGTATTCGTCATTCGTGGCGATGTGACGGCGGTTCTGACTGCATCGACGGCTCGGATGAATTGGACTGCT TGTGTGGTCCAGGTGAGGTTGAATGCGCGGACGGTTCTAGCTGTGTGAAAGTGTCTTCAGTGTGTGATGGTCAGGCCCACTGCCCGGATGGTTCACACAAACGGATGTGCACCCAGAATGCAGGGTGTCTGCCCGACGACTGGACTTGCAATAACGGGATCTGCATCCCAATAGAACTACGGTGTAATGGACGCAACGATTGTGCTGACAACTCTGATGAAGAGGCCTGTG GCCCTTGTGGGGACCCCAGACTCCGCTGCCTTGGTGGGATTTGTTTGACGGCCACAGAGAGATGTGATGGAATCATGCAATGTTCTGATGGAAGAGATGAGCCTGCCTCATGTG GTAAGAAATGTTCCGAGGCAGACGGAGGCTGCAGCCATGCCTGTGTGGATCAACCATGGGGGGCCGAGTGCCACTGCCCCGCTGGCATGCTTCTCTCTGCAAATGGAGTTAACTGTGAAG ATTTGAATGAATGCTCCCAACCTTATGGTCCATGCCAGCAATTGTGTATTAACACACCAGGCACCTTTGCCTGTCGTTGCCGCGATGGTTTTAAAATGCAGGGTAATACCTGTCAAGCACAAG AGAATGAGACCAAGATTTTGACCACCAGAAAGGAAGGCATTGGACTGCTGAACTTGAAAACCAGGAAAATTGAAAACCTCTATACAGCTGACAGGAAACCCGTAGCCATCACGTATGATCTGGCACGTGGCACTATTTACTGGGCAGACGAACAGGGCCGCATCTACAAGGCTCAAGACCAAAAGATTAGCACACTCTATGATG GACAAATGGGGATTGGGAGTCTtgcatgtgattggctgaatgGGCATTTGTATTGGACCAGTACCGAGACAAAGTCCCTGTATGCCGGCAGCGCTGAGGGCCTTGGTGTGGCCGTACTAATGGCCAAGGATGGGACCCCTATGGACCTGGTCTTACTGCCCTCTGAGAG AAGCATGTTTTGGATGAACAAAGGTGAAAACGGTGGTACTACCATTGAGAAAGCAGGCATGGATGGTTCCAAAAGGTTGTCTCTGGCAGTCATCACAGCAGAATTGCCAAGAGGTCTCACTCTAGACGTGGCTTCTCGTCGCCTCTACTGGATCAGTGATttcaaaatg TCGATAGAGACCGTGAAGTGTGATGGCAGTGGACGCTATACTTTTTGGGACATCTTCAAAGGCAAGACTGCACGCACTTTAGCTGTGTTTGAGGGGATGTTCTACTGGGCAGATGAGAAGTACCTTTGGCAAATCGATCCAAACGAACCTAAGCAGAGCAAGTTCATTCTTAAAGCCTCCTCACCCCATATGATCGTCTATCACAGCCTTCAGCAGCCTCAAG GTGCACCTGGTCCGTGTGTTTCCTCACGATGCCCACTGTGTCTTCTGTCCAACACGAAGCCTGTCGGCCACACATGTGCTTGTCCCAAGGGACTACTCTCTCAACCAGATGGAACATGCTCAA ATTTTAAGCTTGTGTACACTACACCAACCAGTATGTATATGCTGGAGTTTGCGGAGAAGGAACCCAAAAAGAAGTTGCTGTTGAGGACCACAGACGACATTGAGTCTTTTGATATTGACTGGAGAAGTGGCTCCATCATGTGGACCAATGGAACAGGCCATTTGAAGGGCCAATGGTTTACTGGAGGGGAGCCTGTCCACATCCCAACCCCTGCTCCTG TTTGCCTGGTGCGTGTAAACCAACAGACTGGAAACCTGATCTGGCGGTCTTGTGATGCGCTCTCATTCGGTGTCACCGGGGTGAGCATCACCCTTCCGGATCACAGCTTCTCCAAAACCTTATACCAGACACGGCGAGAGGTCAAAGACCTGTATGTGGACTGGAAAAGGGGCCTCCTGTATTGGCTGGAAGACAGTTGTGTGCACAGCATGACACTGAGTCTATCTGGAGGGAATGAACAGAATGTTTTCTGTATGGGAGAGCAAGCCTCAGGCCACCTGGCATTCGATAGGACATCCAACTCTTTTCtatggaacacattttcag GGTTGCAGATAATGAGTCTTTTAAAGATGAAGAAGTATTCCCTGGGGAAGGGCTGGAACATCCCGGGGACCATAGAGGCGGCCTCTGAGCCATTCATAGTGTCCTCTACCAGGAACACCATTACACTGTGGGGCCGGAGAGATGGAACACGTGTGGCTGAAGCCTCCATAGAGAAAGGCCTGGTCAGTGTGGTGGTTGCAGAATTGGAACTAATGTCAG GTACAACTTCCATGATCAGTCAAGAGCAAAGCTGCAAATTCCCCTCCGTGTTGTGTGAGGGCACGTCCCTGTGCATCTCCCAGGCCCAGCTGTGTGATGGGAGGAGAGACTGTCCAGATGGATCTGATGAGAAGGCCTGTGTGGATGCATGCTCTAACCCAG GTGATTTCCTCTGCAAGGACAGGCGTAAGTGCATCGAGAGGAATCTGGTTTGTGACGGACGCTCTCACTGTTCTGATGGATCAGATGAAGTTGGTTGTCCCACTGTTGCTGCCAAGACCTCAAAGACCACCCCTCTAAAGTGTCGTTTTGGTTCGAAAGCGTGTCAGgatgggagtgagtgtgtcctCCTGAGCCacgtgtgtgatggagagaaggaCTGTAGAGATGGCTCCGATGAGGAAGACTGCGAACAGTGCCAGGAAG GCCAGTTCCAGTGTGCTAACGGGAGAAAGTGTATCGACCAGAAGCAGGTGTGTGATGGGACCCCTCAGTGTCAGGACCGCTCCGATGAGCTGGGCTGCTGGGTGCCCACAAAGAGCTGCGCTCTGCGCTGTGACCGGCTGAGCCGCTGCATACCGCAGGTCTTCATCTGCAACGGAGTGAGGGACTGCTGGGATTCGTCCGATGAGGCCGGGTGTG CCAACCCTACCCCAGCTCCACGGTGTGACAGCCCCTCCGTGTTGTGTGAGGGCACGGCCCTCTGCATAGCTCCTGACCAGCTCTGTGATGGGAAGAGAGATTGTCCTGATGGCTGGGATGAAAATACCTGCCTTCGCTATTGTCCACATAGAG TGGACCTTGACTTTTATTCTACAACCTCCACAGGTGATTTTCTCTGCAAGGACAGGCGGAAGTGCATCGAGAGGAATTTGGTTTGTGACGGACGCTCTCACTGTTCTGATGGATCAGATGAAGTTGGTTGTCCCACTGTTGCTGCCAAGACCCCAAAGACCACCCCTCTAAAGTGTCGGTTGGGATCTAAAGCGTGTCGGGACGGGAGTGAGTGTGTCCTCCACAACCATGTTTGTGATGGAGAGAAGGACTGTAGAGATGGCTCCGATGAGGAGTGGTGTGATCTACGCTGCAAACCAG GCCAGTTCCAGTGTGCCCATGGGAAGATGTGTATTGACCAGAAGCAGGTGTGTGACGGAACCCCTCAGTGTCAGGACCGCTCTGATGAGCTGGACTGCTTTAAGGCGACTAAGAGCTGCAGTCACCGCTGTGACGCCAAGACCCGCTGCATTCCAGAGGACTTCctctgtgatggagagagggactgtTCAGATGGTACTGACGAGACTGGCTGTG GTTTCCCTACTCCTGCACCCACCCTTTCCACCTGCAGATTcccctctgtgttgtgtgcggGCACGTCCCTGTGCATCTCCCAGACCCAGCTGTGTGATGGGAAGAAGGACTGTCCCGACGGATCTGATGAGAAGgcttgtgtgaatgcatgttcAGATCCAG CACATTTCCTCTGCAAGGACAGGCGGAAGTGCGTTGAGAGGAATTTAGTTTGTGACGGACGCTCTCACTGTTCTGATGGCTCAGATGAAGTTGGTTGTCCCACTGTTGCTGCCAAGACCTCAAAGACCACCCCTCTAAAGTGTCGTTTGGGATCTAAAGCGTGTCGGGACGGGAGTGAGTGTGTCCTCCTGAGCCacgtgtgtgatggagagaaggaCTGTAGAGATGGCTCCGATGAGAAGGGGTGTGATCACGTCTGCAAGCCAG GCCAGTTCCAGTGTGTCCATGGAAGCATGTGTATTGACCAGAAGCAGGTGTGTGATGGAACCCGTCAGTGTCAGGACGGCTCTGATGAGGCAAACTGTG AGTTCCATACTCCAGCGCCGCCCCCCTCCGCCTGCAAATTCCCCTCAGTGTTGTGTGAGGGCACGTCCCTGTGCATCTCCCAGGCCCAGCTGTGTGATTGGAGGAGAGACTGTCCTGATGGATCTGATGAGAAGGCCTGTGTGGATACATGCTCAGATCGAG CACATTTCCTCTGCAAGGACAGGCGGAAGTGCGTTGAGATGAATCTGGTTTGTGACGGACGCTCTCACTGTTCTGATGGATCAGATGAAGTTGGTTGTCCCACTGTTGCTGCCAAGACCTCAAAGACCACCCCTCTAAAGTGTCGGTTGGGATCTAAAGCGTGTCGGGACGGGAGTGAGTGTGTCCTCCACAACCATGTTTGTGATGGAGAGAAGGACTGTAGAgatggctcagatgaggagggGTGTGATCTCGTCTGCAAACCAG GTCAGTTCCAGTGTTTCCACGGAAGCAGGTGTATTGACCAGAAGCAGGTGTGTGATGGGACAGCACAGTGTCAGGACCGCTCTGATGAGCTGGACTGCTTTAAGGCCACTAAGAGCTGCAGTCACCGCTGTGATGACAGGACCCGCTGCATCCCACAGACCTTCCTGTGTGATGGAGAGCGAGACTGTCTGGATGGCTCTGATGAAGATGGCTGTG GTATTACTACCCTTGCTCCTGCCTCCACCTCTGCCGCCTGCAGATTCCCCTCAGTGTTGTGTGAGGGCACGTCCCTGTGCATCTCCCAGGCCCAGCAGTGTGATGGGAGGAGAGACTGTCCTGATGGATCTGATGAGAAGGCCTGTGTGGATACATGCTCAGATCCAG CACATTTCCTCTGCAAAGACAGGCGGAAGTGCATCGAGAGGAATCTGGTTTGTGACGGACGCTCTCACTGTTCTGATGGATCAGATGAAGTTGGTTGTCCCACTGTTGCTACCAAGACCTCGAAGACCACACCTCTAAAGTGTCGTTTTGGTTCGAAAGCGTGTCGGGACGGGAGTGAGTGTGTCCTCCTGAGccatgtgtgtgatggagagaaggaCTGTAGAGATGGCTCCGATGAGGAGGGGTGTAATCTAAGCTGCAAACCAG GCCTGTTCCAGTGTGCCCATGGGAAGATGTGTATTGACCAGAAGCTGGTGTGTGATGGAACCTCTCAGTGTCAGGACCGCTCTGATGAGTTGGACTGCTTTAAGGCGACTAAGAGCTGCAGTCACCGCTGTGACGCCAAGACCCGCTGCATTCCAGAGGACTTCCTGTGCgatggagaaagagattgtCTGGATGGCACTGATGAGGCTAATTGCA GCCTCTCTACTCCAGCGCCGACTCCAGCGCCGACCCCCTCCGCCTGCAGATTCCCCTCAGTGTTGTGTGAGGGCACGTCCCTGTGCGTCTCCCAGGCCCAGCTGTGTGATGGGAGGATAGACTGTCCTGATGGATCTGATGAGAAGGCCTGTGTGGACACATGCTCAGatccag CTCACTTCCCCTGTGAGGACCGACGAAAGTGCATTGAGCAAAACCTGGTGTGTGACGGACGCGCCCACTGTCCTGACGGCTCGGACGAGAAGAAGTGTCCAAAGCAGCCTGGCCCCTGTGACCGCACATGTGATGGCGGCGCCAAATGTCTGACGAAGCAGCAGATCTGCGATGGGACTCGCCACTGCCTGGACGGGCAGGATGAGAAGAACTGCC CTGGATCCAAATCCCCCGGGAGTACAGCTGCCCCTCTAAAGTGTCGTTTGGGATCTAAAGCGTGTCGGGACGGGAGTGAGTGTGTCCTCCACAAccatgtgtgtgatggagagaaggaCTGTAGAgatggctcagatgaggagggGTGTGCAAGCTGCAAACCAG GCCAGTTCCAGTGTGCCCATGGGAAGATGTGTATTGACCAGAAGCTGGTGTGTGATGGAACCTCTCAGTGTCAGGACCGCTCTGATGAGCTGGACTGCTTGAAGGCCGACCACAGCTGCAGCCACCGCTGCGATGACAAGACCCGCTGCATTCCTGATGGTTTCTTgtgcgatggagagagagactgtctcGACGGCACAGACGAAGCAAATTGTG CGGTAGAGGCGTGCGTGAGCGGTCAGTTCCAGTGCAGTAATGGCCAGTGCGTGGACCAGACGCTGCGCTGCGACGGCCACGGCGACTGCCGGGACCACTCGGACGAGAGGGGGTGTAGCCACCCCCCGCCGTGCCCCCCTCAGCTGCGCTGCCCCCAGAGTGACGAGTGCCTGCTGCAGGAGTGGCTATGTGACGGAGATGAGGACTGCAGTGATGGATCAGAcgagagg AACTGTAAGGCACCAGTACCGAAGTGCGGAGAGTTCCAGTGGTCCTGCTCCTCCAAGACCCAGTGCATTCCCCAGGCCTGGAGGTGTGACGGCACAAATGACTGCCATGACCACAGTGACGAGGCCGGAT GTGGTCCGGTGAAGTGCCCTCTGCAGCTGTTCCAGTGCaggaggggggagtgtgtggaCACAGCCCTGGTGTGTAACGGCGTCAGCAACTGCCTGGACAGCACCGACGAAGGCCCGGGTTGTGCCAACAGCAACTGCTCCTCCTCCGGCAGCCCTCGTTGTGACCACACATGCTTCCGGACTCCTCACGGAGCG AGATGCATGTGTAGAACCGGCTTCAGGCTCCAGGCGGACGGGCTGACCTGTAAGGACGTGGACGAGTGTGGGGAGGGCAGCCGGCCTGCGTGTGCCCACCTCTGCCTCAACTCCCGTGGCTCCTTCCTCTGCCAGTGCCACCCCGGCTTCCTGCTGGAGGCTGATAGGCGAACCTGTAAaacaccag ATGAGCCCAGCCTGTTGGCCTCGGTGCAGTCCGAGCTAGTACTCCTGGGCCTCAGGAGTGGGGACAAGCAGGTTCTGCTGACGCCGGGCAAGAAGCCCATCTTCTCTGTGGACTTTGACTGGAAGGAGCAGCGGTCCTACTGGGTCAGTCTGGATGAGGAGAGCATCAAATGGGCAAATCGCAAGGACAAGTACATGGGCACTCTTGTCAGAG GTGTGAAGTCTGACTCCATCGCTCTGGACTGGGTGGGAAGGAACCTGTACTGGGTGGACGGGGTCGCTGGGCAGATTCTAGCCGTCAGACTGAGCCCTTCGGTGGTCAAGCCAGAGAACTACACCGTGATCCTGGACGAGGATCTGGAGCAGCCCCGCTCCCTGGCTCTACTGCCCCAGAGGGG GTTGATGTTCTGGTCAGAGATCGGTTCGGAACCCCAGATTGAGCGATCTGGGATGGACGGCTCGGACCGGCGCGTGGTGTTGAGCAAGAGCCTCAGCTGGCCGGTCAGCCTCACCGTAgacctgctggaggagaggctCTACTGGACAGACGAGCGGCTCAGATGCATTGGGTCCGCCTCACTGACGGGGGAGAACATCAAG ctgttGCAGCTTCCTGAGACCCCCAGTCCCTTCTCTGTTGCGGTCTTTAATGGCATGCTCTACTGGTCTGACACCAAGAGAAGAACCATTCAGGGAATCCACAAAATCGACGGCAAGAAGCGCAAAGTCATCCTCAAGAGACCCAGCCAACCTTTTGGACTTAAA GCCATCCACCCCCTCTTGCAGTCTGTGACGTCCAACCCCTGTGAGAGCCTGCAGTGCTCCCACATGTGTCTCCTGGCTCCGGGGCCCCAGGCTGTGTGCCGCTGCCCAGCAGGGCTGCTCCTCACTGGGGACGGAGTCACCTGCTCCCCCCTGGTGGACTCATCTTCATCCTTCCTCCTCATGTTGTCTCCCACCACAGTCACTCAG aTTTACCTGCGCAGCTTGCGAGGTACCAAGCGTCTGAAGAAATGGCCAGAACATCGGGCCCTGCTTCTGCCCGGGGTCAACGAGGCCATGGCCGTGGACATGgtgctgcaggagcagctcCTGTACCTGTCGGACGCGGGCCTGGCCTCCGTGAGCACCCTAAGGCTGAGCGGGTCGACCCTCACCCAAACCCGGCGCCTGCTCCAGCTCCCGAGAGACGTGGTGACCGCGCTGGCCGTGGACTGGGTCACGCGGAACCTCTACTGGAGCTCCCGATCCCAGCAGGCTTTGCACGTCACCTCCGCCGACGGGCGCTACACCACCGCGCTCCTGGGGGGAGAAATTGGCTCCACCGCCTCCATCGCCCTCCACCCCCTCACCGGGCGGATGTGCTTCACCTCCATGGGGCGAGCAGGATGGGGAGGGAAGGCCGCTCCGCAGGTGGACTGCGCCTTCATGGACGGGTTCAACCGCACAGTCCTGTGGGGGAATGCAGCTATACCCACCTCTCTGACTTTCTCCAATAAGGGCACGCAGCTCTACTGGGCTGACATCG GTACAGGAGTGATTGGTTCCATAGGCATTGATGGCTCCAACTACAGAGAGTATAAAACTGGCCCAGACCTAATTGTGTCCTTCACACAGACTGACAATATTCTCCTCTGGGTCACCCTTGACAAAG ATGTGACTAAAATGTGGTACAGTGATGGTGTTCAACCCAAACAGCTGTGGTTTGAGGTGAAGACTAATGTTGTTGAACTGAAAGCTTACAGCAGATCCAGTCAAAAAG GAGGGAATGCCTGCTCCGAGAGGAACGGCGGCTGTGTTCACCTGTGCCTGGCGCGCCCAGCTGGGCGCACCTGTAGGTGTTCCCAGGACCACCTGTCCGCCGTCAATGGCTCCCTGTGTGTGCCCCAGCAGCAGTGCCCAGTGGGCAGCAAGGCCTGCTGGGATGGATCGTGCCTACCCAGCGCCAAGTTCTGTGACCATGTGCAAGACTGCCCAGATCGCTCAGACGAGCaaaatt GCTTTTATGACAAGCCTGCACTCCAGCCTAAAGCTGGCGGTGTGCTTCCCAAACGCCCCCGCCCCCTCGGCCCTGCCAGCCCTGAGCCGGGGGCAGTGGGGGGCCAGAGGTTGGACGTGGACTCCTGCGCGGAGCAGCGCTGCAGCGGCCGCGGCGTGTGCGTGAGTCgggacaagggggaggaggtggcgtGCGAGTGCTCGCACGGCTACAGCGGAGACTCGTGTCAGAACGTCGGGTCCAGTCACGCCGGGTCCAGTCACCTCGGGCTCATCCTGACGATGCTGCTGATCGTTGGCAGCACTGTTGTCGCCATCTTCGTCATAAGAAAGAG ACGTGAATCAGTGAGATCCCCAGAGAAGGCCACGCTCATGACCAACATGGAGGGCCGCAGCACGTACGTGGACAGCTTTGCCAATGAGCTGTACGGCGCAGAAGAG GAAGAAGTGACTTCTACAGATGTCTCTGACATCCACAAAGGCTGA